From a single Serratia surfactantfaciens genomic region:
- the kefC gene encoding glutathione-regulated potassium-efflux system protein KefC produces the protein MDNHHMMIEGLIYLGSAALFVPIAVRLGLGSVLGYLIAGCIIGPWGLKLVSDAESILTFAEIGVVLMLFIIGLELDPKRLWTLRASVFGGGSIQMVGCGLALSAFCYFLGLNWKVALLIGLTLALSSTAIAMQAMSERNLTPSPIGRSAFAVLLFQDIAAIPLVAMIPLLASSGASTTLGAFVLSAAKVVGALVMVVLLGRYVTRPLLHFVARSGMREVFSAVALFLVFGFGILLEMAGLSMAMGAFLAGVLLASSEYRHALESDIQPFKGLLLGLFFIGVGMSIDFGTLFHHPLLIASLLLGFMLIKAALLWLIGPLLGVPKRQRGLFAILLGQGSEFAFVIFSAAQLAGVLPVEWAKSLTLAVALSMAATPLLLVIAAQLEKNAPKEERPADVIDDENASVIIAGFGRFGQIAGRLLLANGVHTVVLDHDPDHIETLRKFDTKVFYGDATRADLLEAAGAAHAKVLINAIDDVEDSLALTELARQHFPHLKVVARARDVDHWYQLRQLGVEKPERETFESSLRIGRETLELLGLDAYEAREKADTFRRYNLKMLEDTLENYQDTEFRIASLQRAKEMLSAAIEQDQNRLARVQQTGWRGSIDGKAPEDEVVEAKEAKG, from the coding sequence ATGGATAATCACCATATGATGATCGAGGGGCTGATCTATCTCGGCTCCGCCGCGTTATTTGTACCGATCGCGGTGCGGCTGGGGCTGGGCTCGGTGCTCGGTTACCTGATCGCCGGCTGCATCATCGGCCCCTGGGGGCTGAAACTGGTGTCGGACGCCGAGTCGATCCTCACCTTCGCCGAGATCGGCGTGGTGCTGATGCTGTTTATCATCGGTCTGGAGCTGGATCCCAAGCGGCTGTGGACGCTGCGCGCCTCGGTGTTCGGCGGCGGCAGCATTCAGATGGTAGGCTGCGGCCTGGCGCTGAGCGCTTTCTGTTACTTCCTTGGCCTCAACTGGAAGGTGGCGCTGCTGATCGGTTTGACGCTGGCGCTCTCATCCACCGCCATCGCCATGCAGGCGATGAGTGAACGCAATTTGACGCCGTCTCCGATCGGCCGCAGCGCGTTTGCGGTGCTGCTGTTCCAGGACATCGCGGCGATCCCGCTGGTGGCGATGATCCCACTGCTGGCCAGCAGCGGCGCCAGCACCACGCTGGGCGCATTCGTGCTGTCGGCGGCCAAGGTGGTGGGCGCGCTGGTGATGGTGGTGCTGCTCGGCCGCTACGTCACCCGCCCGCTGCTGCATTTCGTCGCCCGCTCGGGCATGCGCGAGGTATTCAGCGCCGTGGCGCTGTTCCTGGTGTTCGGCTTCGGCATCCTGCTGGAGATGGCCGGGCTGTCGATGGCGATGGGGGCGTTTCTCGCCGGGGTACTGCTGGCGAGCTCGGAATACCGCCACGCGCTGGAGAGCGATATTCAGCCGTTCAAAGGACTGCTGCTGGGGCTGTTCTTCATCGGCGTCGGCATGTCGATCGATTTCGGCACCCTGTTCCATCATCCGCTGCTGATCGCCTCGCTGCTGCTGGGCTTTATGCTGATCAAAGCGGCGCTGCTGTGGCTGATCGGGCCGCTGCTTGGGGTGCCGAAACGCCAGCGCGGCCTGTTCGCCATTTTGCTGGGCCAGGGCAGTGAGTTCGCTTTCGTTATCTTCAGCGCGGCGCAGCTGGCCGGCGTTTTGCCGGTCGAGTGGGCCAAGTCGCTGACGCTGGCGGTGGCGCTGTCGATGGCGGCCACGCCGCTGCTGTTGGTGATCGCCGCGCAGCTGGAGAAAAATGCGCCGAAAGAGGAGCGCCCGGCTGACGTCATTGACGACGAAAATGCCAGCGTGATCATCGCCGGTTTCGGCCGTTTCGGTCAGATCGCCGGTCGTCTGCTGTTGGCCAACGGCGTGCACACCGTGGTACTGGATCACGATCCGGATCATATCGAAACGCTGCGCAAATTCGACACCAAGGTGTTCTACGGCGACGCCACGCGGGCCGATCTGCTGGAGGCCGCCGGCGCCGCCCATGCCAAGGTGCTGATCAACGCCATCGACGATGTGGAGGACAGCCTGGCGTTAACCGAGCTGGCCAGGCAGCACTTCCCGCATCTGAAGGTGGTGGCGCGGGCGCGCGACGTCGACCACTGGTATCAGCTGCGGCAGCTGGGGGTGGAAAAACCGGAGCGCGAAACCTTCGAAAGCTCGCTGCGCATCGGCCGTGAAACGCTGGAATTGCTGGGACTGGACGCCTATGAAGCGCGCGAGAAAGCGGACACTTTCCGTCGCTATAACCTGAAGATGCTGGAAGATACGCTGGAGAATTATCAGGACACTGAATTCCGTATCGCCAGCCTGCAACGGGCCAAGGAGATGCTCAGCGCGGCCATCGAGCAGGATCAGAATCGGTTGGCGCGGGTGCAGCAGACCGGTTGGCGCGGCAGTATCGACGGCAAGGCGCCGGAAGACGAAGTGGTGGAAGCCAAAGAAGCCAAAGGATAA
- a CDS encoding LysE family translocator has protein sequence MLETSLFVAGIATLGMLSPGPDFFLVIKNAARYPRLAAMMTAFGVICGVATHMSYCVAGLAVVITTTPWLFNLLKYAGAVYLVWIGIQALLSRGGGKMNVSNLPQQQVSLKSAFAQGYLCNLLNPKATLFFLAVFTQVLQIDSGLGDKLWYAGIILGLSVIWWPLLVFLIQSGPVRRGLEKAQKVVDKLLGGMLIALGIKVALS, from the coding sequence ATGCTTGAAACTTCGCTGTTCGTCGCCGGCATCGCCACCCTTGGCATGCTCTCCCCCGGCCCGGATTTTTTCCTGGTGATTAAAAACGCCGCCCGCTACCCGCGCCTGGCCGCCATGATGACCGCCTTCGGCGTGATCTGCGGCGTCGCCACCCACATGTCCTACTGCGTCGCCGGGCTGGCGGTGGTGATCACCACTACGCCGTGGCTGTTCAACCTGCTGAAATACGCTGGGGCGGTGTATCTGGTGTGGATCGGCATCCAGGCGCTGCTGTCGCGCGGCGGCGGCAAAATGAACGTCAGCAATCTGCCGCAGCAGCAGGTCAGCCTGAAGAGCGCCTTTGCGCAAGGCTACCTGTGCAATCTGCTGAACCCAAAGGCCACCCTGTTCTTCCTGGCGGTGTTCACCCAGGTGCTGCAGATCGATTCTGGCCTGGGCGACAAACTGTGGTACGCGGGGATTATTCTCGGCCTGTCGGTCATCTGGTGGCCGCTGCTGGTATTCCTGATCCAAAGCGGACCGGTACGCCGCGGGCTGGAGAAGGCACAGAAGGTCGTCGACAAATTGCTGGGCGGCATGCTGATCGCCTTAGGCATCAAGGTCGCGCTGAGCTGA
- a CDS encoding threonine/serine ThrE exporter family protein, which yields MQQTTATDMPEPHRQQREITRLCIQCALLLLQHGAESTVVEQLSTRLGLALGMDSVESSISANAVVLTTLSHGACLTTTRKNVDRGINMQVVTEVQHIVILAEHHLADAHDVARRFERIRPLRYPRWLVVLMVGLSCGCFSMLNGGGGDAFLVTFIASGTAMLVRQILTARHMNPLINFCLTAFVATSISGLLLRLPAFKDTSSVAMAASVLLLVPGFPLINAVADMFKGHVNTGLARWAMASLLTLATCIGVVMAMSLWDLRGWS from the coding sequence ATGCAGCAGACTACCGCCACAGACATGCCGGAACCGCATCGGCAACAGCGTGAAATCACCCGCCTGTGCATTCAATGCGCGTTGCTGCTGTTGCAGCACGGCGCCGAGAGCACGGTGGTGGAACAGCTGTCGACCCGCCTGGGGTTGGCGCTGGGGATGGACAGCGTGGAAAGTTCGATCTCCGCCAATGCGGTGGTGCTGACCACCCTCAGCCACGGCGCTTGCCTGACCACCACCCGCAAGAACGTCGATCGCGGCATCAATATGCAGGTGGTGACCGAAGTGCAGCATATCGTGATCCTCGCCGAGCACCACTTGGCGGATGCGCACGACGTGGCGCGCCGCTTTGAAAGGATCCGGCCGCTGCGCTATCCGCGCTGGCTGGTGGTGCTGATGGTGGGGTTGTCCTGCGGGTGCTTCAGCATGCTCAACGGCGGCGGTGGCGACGCCTTCCTGGTGACCTTTATCGCCAGCGGCACGGCGATGTTGGTGCGCCAAATCCTCACCGCCCGCCATATGAATCCGTTGATCAATTTCTGCCTGACGGCGTTTGTCGCTACGTCGATCTCCGGATTGCTGCTGCGCCTGCCGGCGTTTAAAGACACCTCGAGCGTGGCGATGGCCGCCAGCGTGCTGCTGCTGGTGCCGGGCTTTCCGTTGATCAACGCGGTGGCCGACATGTTCAAAGGGCATGTGAATACCGGGCTGGCACGCTGGGCGATGGCCAGCCTGTTGACGTTGGCGACCTGTATCGGCGTGGTGATGGCGATGTCGCTGTGGGATCTGCGGGGGTGGTCATGA
- a CDS encoding threonine/serine exporter, which translates to MNLLWALLQEMLLAAVPALGFAMVFNVPLRALRYCALLGAIGRGSRMLMMHGGMNIEWASLLAAILIGIIGIYWSRWLLAHPKVFTVAAVIPMFPGISAYTAMITVVEISHLGYSEALMETMITNFLKASFIVGALSIGLSLPGLWLYRKRPGV; encoded by the coding sequence ATGAATCTGCTGTGGGCCTTGTTGCAGGAGATGCTGTTGGCGGCGGTGCCGGCGCTGGGCTTCGCCATGGTGTTCAACGTGCCGCTGCGTGCGCTGCGCTATTGCGCGTTGCTCGGGGCTATCGGGCGCGGTTCGCGCATGCTGATGATGCACGGCGGCATGAACATCGAGTGGGCCTCGTTGCTGGCGGCGATCCTGATCGGCATCATCGGCATCTATTGGTCGCGCTGGCTGCTGGCGCACCCGAAGGTATTCACCGTGGCGGCGGTGATCCCGATGTTCCCCGGCATTTCCGCCTATACCGCGATGATAACTGTGGTAGAGATCTCGCATCTGGGCTACAGCGAGGCCTTGATGGAGACCATGATCACCAACTTCCTTAAGGCCAGTTTCATCGTCGGCGCCTTGTCGATCGGCCTGTCGTTACCGGGTCTGTGGCTGTACCGCAAACGCCCCGGCGTGTGA
- the folA gene encoding type 3 dihydrofolate reductase, which yields MIISLIAALAADRVIGMENAMPWHLPADLAWFKRNTLNKPVIMGRKTFESIGRPLPGRHNIVLSSRPGSEAGVTWVTSLDEALAAAGDVEEVMVIGGGRIYTQLLPRADRLYLTHIDAEVGGDTHFPDYEPDEWETTFSEFHDADDLNSHSYCFEILQRR from the coding sequence ATGATTATCAGCCTGATCGCTGCCTTGGCGGCGGATCGCGTTATTGGCATGGAAAACGCCATGCCGTGGCACCTGCCGGCGGACCTTGCGTGGTTTAAACGCAACACGTTGAATAAGCCGGTTATTATGGGCCGTAAGACCTTCGAGTCCATCGGCCGCCCGCTGCCGGGCCGCCACAATATCGTTTTGAGCAGCCGCCCGGGCAGCGAAGCCGGGGTGACCTGGGTGACTTCGCTGGATGAGGCGCTGGCCGCCGCCGGCGACGTGGAAGAAGTGATGGTGATCGGCGGCGGGCGCATCTATACCCAGCTGCTGCCGCGCGCCGATCGCCTGTACCTGACGCACATCGACGCCGAAGTCGGCGGCGATACCCACTTCCCCGACTACGAGCCGGACGAGTGGGAAACCACCTTCAGCGAGTTCCACGACGCCGACGATCTGAACTCGCACAGCTACTGCTTCGAGATCCTGCAGCGCCGCTGA
- a CDS encoding PhoX family protein has translation MTKQIEQLDADRLIDPTRRKLLLGSAGAVGLAGFLGGGIWSVSAEALAEDLPPNRLLGFQGIAASTADEVTITPGYRAEVLISWGEPLVDGAPAFDPQGNNSAADQEKQFGDNNDGMSFFPIDDNHGVMAINNEYVNEQYLFAHGGTKATSLEEVRKSQAAHGVSIVAVKRVGDGQRWEVERPSRYNRRITANSDMQFSGPAAGHPLLQTAADPSGRKVLGTFGNCANGKTPWGTYLTCEENFDTYFGTHQADYPTTPEQKRYTLKANEPERNWPDYDERFDVAKNPNEFNRHGWIVEIDPLDPTSTPIKHTALGRFKHENAAVTVAKDGRLVVYMGDDERGEHIYKYVSKGVVDIANPANNRTLLDEGTLYVAQFDGDEAGTPLKGKGRWIALEFGTNGLTPENGFRDEAEVLIFARKAAQQVGATKMDRPEWIAVNPHDGRAYCTLTNNSKRGEEGMPLNAANPRPNNVYGQIIRWDEGGDATADAFTWDIYALCGNPIAHPEGVNRGTPNITADNTFNSPDGLGFDRAGRLWILTDGKYSNKGDYVGQGNNQMLVGDPVSGEIRRFMVGPKSCELTGITFTPDYRTMFVNVQHPGEEGDSHFPNNSPRPRSSVLMITREDGGVIGA, from the coding sequence ATGACCAAGCAAATTGAGCAATTAGACGCCGATCGCCTGATCGATCCCACTCGCCGCAAACTGCTGCTCGGCAGCGCCGGCGCCGTCGGTCTGGCCGGTTTTCTCGGCGGCGGCATCTGGTCGGTCTCCGCCGAGGCGTTGGCCGAGGATCTGCCGCCGAACAGGCTGCTGGGCTTTCAGGGCATCGCCGCGTCGACCGCCGATGAGGTGACCATCACGCCGGGCTACCGGGCCGAGGTGCTGATCTCCTGGGGCGAGCCGTTGGTGGACGGCGCGCCGGCCTTCGATCCGCAGGGCAACAACAGCGCCGCCGATCAGGAAAAGCAGTTTGGCGACAACAACGACGGCATGAGCTTTTTCCCGATCGATGACAATCACGGCGTGATGGCCATCAACAACGAATACGTCAACGAGCAGTACCTGTTCGCCCACGGCGGCACCAAGGCCACTAGCCTGGAAGAAGTGCGCAAGTCGCAGGCGGCGCACGGCGTCTCTATCGTGGCGGTCAAACGCGTCGGCGATGGCCAGCGCTGGGAAGTCGAGCGCCCGTCGCGCTATAACCGCCGCATTACCGCCAACAGCGACATGCAGTTCAGCGGCCCGGCTGCCGGGCATCCGCTGCTGCAGACCGCCGCCGATCCGAGCGGCCGCAAGGTGTTGGGCACCTTCGGCAACTGCGCCAACGGCAAGACGCCGTGGGGCACTTACCTGACCTGTGAAGAAAATTTCGATACCTACTTCGGGACTCACCAGGCCGATTACCCAACCACCCCGGAACAGAAACGCTACACGCTGAAGGCCAACGAGCCGGAGCGCAACTGGCCGGACTACGACGAACGCTTCGACGTGGCGAAGAACCCCAACGAATTCAACCGCCACGGCTGGATCGTGGAGATCGATCCGCTGGATCCAACCTCGACGCCGATTAAGCACACTGCGCTGGGCCGCTTCAAACATGAGAACGCGGCGGTGACCGTCGCCAAAGACGGCCGTCTGGTGGTGTATATGGGGGACGACGAGCGCGGCGAGCATATCTATAAGTATGTCTCCAAAGGCGTGGTCGACATCGCCAATCCGGCCAACAATCGCACGCTGCTGGACGAAGGGACGCTGTATGTGGCGCAGTTCGACGGCGACGAAGCCGGCACCCCGCTGAAGGGCAAAGGGCGCTGGATTGCGCTCGAGTTCGGCACGAACGGCCTGACGCCGGAGAACGGTTTCCGCGATGAGGCTGAAGTGCTGATCTTCGCCCGTAAGGCGGCGCAGCAGGTCGGCGCCACTAAAATGGATCGCCCGGAGTGGATCGCGGTGAACCCGCATGATGGCCGCGCGTACTGCACGCTGACCAACAACAGCAAGCGCGGCGAGGAAGGGATGCCGTTGAACGCCGCTAATCCGCGGCCGAACAATGTCTATGGCCAGATTATTCGCTGGGACGAGGGCGGCGACGCCACCGCCGACGCTTTCACCTGGGATATCTATGCGCTGTGCGGCAACCCGATCGCCCACCCGGAAGGCGTTAACCGCGGCACGCCGAACATCACGGCGGATAACACCTTCAACAGCCCGGACGGGCTGGGATTCGATCGCGCCGGCCGCCTGTGGATCCTCACCGACGGCAAGTACAGCAACAAGGGCGACTACGTCGGGCAGGGCAACAACCAGATGCTGGTGGGCGATCCGGTCAGCGGCGAAATTCGCCGCTTTATGGTGGGGCCGAAGTCCTGCGAACTGACCGGCATCACCTTCACTCCGGACTACAGGACGATGTTCGTCAACGTGCAGCATCCGGGAGAAGAGGGCGATTCGCACTTCCCAAACAACAGCCCGCGCCCGCGTTCATCGGTATTGATGATCACGCGTGAAGATGGCGGGGTGATTGGGGCGTAA
- the apaH gene encoding bis(5'-nucleosyl)-tetraphosphatase (symmetrical) ApaH, whose product MSTYLIGDVHGCFDELKSLLAQAAFDPERDQLWLTGDLVARGPASLDVLRYVRSLGPAVRMVLGNHDLHLLAVYAGISRNKPKDRITPLLEAPDADELINWLRRQPVLQVDDEQKLVMAHAGITPQWDIDTAKMCAREVEAVLSSDSYPLFLDAMYGDMPNNWAPELSGLARLRFSTNAFTRMRYCFPNGQLDMICKDAPGSAPAPLKPWFELPRLIDPEYTIIFGHWASLEGKGTPEGVIGLDTGCCWGGDLTMLRWEDRRYFTQPANRSEAPDAGRLAAS is encoded by the coding sequence ATGTCGACATACCTTATCGGCGACGTTCACGGCTGTTTTGATGAACTGAAGTCGCTGCTGGCTCAGGCTGCTTTCGATCCCGAGCGCGATCAACTGTGGCTGACCGGCGATCTGGTGGCGCGCGGCCCCGCCTCGCTGGACGTGCTGCGCTACGTGCGCTCGCTCGGCCCGGCGGTGCGCATGGTGCTGGGCAACCACGATCTGCACCTGCTGGCGGTTTACGCCGGCATCAGCCGCAACAAACCCAAAGATCGCATCACACCGCTGCTGGAAGCGCCTGACGCCGACGAGCTGATCAACTGGCTGCGCCGCCAACCGGTGCTGCAGGTGGATGATGAGCAAAAGCTGGTGATGGCGCACGCCGGCATCACCCCGCAGTGGGATATCGACACCGCGAAAATGTGTGCGCGCGAAGTGGAGGCGGTATTGAGCAGCGACAGCTACCCGCTGTTCCTCGACGCCATGTACGGTGATATGCCGAACAACTGGGCGCCGGAGTTGAGCGGCCTGGCGCGCCTGCGTTTCAGCACCAATGCGTTCACGCGCATGCGCTACTGCTTCCCCAACGGCCAGCTCGACATGATCTGCAAAGATGCGCCGGGCAGCGCACCTGCGCCGCTGAAACCGTGGTTCGAACTGCCGCGCCTGATCGACCCCGAATACACCATCATCTTCGGCCATTGGGCCTCGCTCGAAGGCAAGGGCACGCCGGAAGGCGTGATCGGGCTGGATACCGGCTGCTGCTGGGGCGGCGATCTGACGATGCTGCGCTGGGAAGACCGTCGTTATTTCACCCAGCCAGCTAATCGCAGCGAAGCGCCTGACGCCGGCAGATTAGCCGCATCCTGA
- the apaG gene encoding Co2+/Mg2+ efflux protein ApaG, with protein MIDSPRVCIQVQSIYVESQSIPEEERYVFAYTITIRNLGRSDVQLLGRYWLITNSNGRQTEVQGEGVIGEQPVIPPGGEFQYTSGAILETPLGTMEGHYEMVDHQGQPFRTAIPVFRLAIPTLIH; from the coding sequence ATGATTGATTCGCCCCGCGTGTGTATTCAGGTTCAGAGCATCTATGTGGAATCACAGTCGATCCCTGAAGAAGAGCGTTACGTCTTCGCCTATACCATCACTATCCGCAATCTGGGGCGGAGCGACGTGCAACTGCTGGGCCGTTACTGGCTGATCACCAACAGCAACGGCCGCCAAACCGAAGTCCAGGGCGAAGGCGTGATCGGCGAACAGCCCGTCATTCCGCCCGGCGGAGAGTTTCAGTATACCAGCGGCGCCATTCTGGAAACGCCGCTGGGCACCATGGAAGGCCATTACGAAATGGTTGATCATCAGGGTCAGCCGTTCCGCACCGCTATTCCCGTGTTCCGCTTAGCCATTCCAACGCTGATCCATTAA
- the rsmA gene encoding 16S rRNA (adenine(1518)-N(6)/adenine(1519)-N(6))-dimethyltransferase RsmA — protein MNNRVHQGHFARKRFGQNFLTDQFVIDSIVSAIHPQPGEAVVEIGPGLGALTEPVGARMDRMTVIELDRDLATRLENHPQLKDKLTIRQQDAMTVNFAELAEEAGQPLRVFGNLPYNISTPLMFHLFSYTQAIRDMHFMLQKEVVNRLVAGPDSKAYGRLTVMAQYYCNVIPVLEVPPTAFAPPPKVDSAVVRLVPHRVLPNPVGDVRMLSRITTQAFNQRRKTIRNSLGDLFTPEQLTELGVDPSLRAENISVAQYCKLANWLSANPAPQQ, from the coding sequence ATGAATAACAGAGTCCACCAAGGGCACTTTGCCCGCAAACGCTTTGGACAAAACTTTTTAACCGATCAGTTTGTCATCGATAGCATTGTCTCCGCCATTCACCCGCAGCCGGGCGAAGCGGTGGTTGAGATCGGCCCCGGTCTCGGCGCCTTGACCGAGCCGGTCGGCGCGCGCATGGACCGCATGACGGTGATCGAACTGGACCGCGATCTGGCCACCCGGCTGGAGAATCATCCGCAGCTGAAAGACAAGCTGACCATCCGCCAGCAGGACGCCATGACGGTGAATTTCGCCGAACTGGCCGAGGAAGCTGGCCAACCGCTGCGCGTATTTGGTAACCTGCCGTACAATATTTCGACGCCGCTGATGTTCCACCTTTTCAGCTATACTCAGGCAATCCGCGACATGCACTTTATGTTGCAGAAAGAGGTGGTCAACCGTCTGGTGGCCGGCCCTGACAGCAAGGCCTACGGGCGTTTGACCGTGATGGCGCAGTACTACTGCAACGTCATTCCGGTGCTGGAAGTGCCGCCGACCGCGTTCGCGCCGCCGCCGAAGGTCGATTCCGCCGTGGTGCGCCTGGTGCCGCACCGCGTGCTGCCAAACCCGGTGGGCGACGTGCGTATGCTGAGCCGCATCACCACGCAGGCGTTCAACCAGCGGCGGAAAACCATCCGCAATAGCCTGGGCGACCTGTTCACGCCGGAGCAGCTGACGGAACTGGGTGTCGATCCTTCGCTCAGAGCAGAGAATATTTCTGTGGCGCAGTACTGCAAGCTGGCGAACTGGCTGTCAGCCAATCCGGCGCCGCAGCAATAA